A region from the Triticum aestivum cultivar Chinese Spring chromosome 3D, IWGSC CS RefSeq v2.1, whole genome shotgun sequence genome encodes:
- the LOC123074778 gene encoding probable protein ABIL5 isoform X2, producing the protein MDAGSAVEAGRQEGTPTGPAAPFGRSSSSSGLGAKGGATPQSFDGALRELKDLQSQLHQAADCCEKAFLNTEKKQLILDSTKSYICDAVVAVIDHLGTVSSKLEHQLEDKAEITQTEQKISFLKQRLLTCEQYAISLQLLAVRADTGAVQYHRRYLSQSTERNNQENVAKSRGDPEPFKLNSTVAPGATRTLKPYDVESTMGREHAVAGADVGNPASITRSFSFRAEDVQIAAGGHHKKKKKSSHGSNIMSFLKRSKRHA; encoded by the exons ATGGACGCGGGGAGCGCCGTCGAGGCGGGGCGGCAGGAGGGGACTCCCACGGGGCCCGCGGCGCCGTTCGgcaggtcgtcgtcgtcgtcgggtcTCGGCGCGAAGGGCGGCGCGACACCCCAGAGCTTCGACGGCGCGCTCAGA GAGCTCAAGGATCTGCAGTCGCAGCTGCACCAGGCGGCGGACTGCTGCGAGAAGGCGTTCCTCAACACCGAGAAGAAGCAGCT AATCCTGGACAGTACAAAGAGCTACATCTGCGACGCGGTAGTAGCGGTGATCGATCATCTGGGGACCGTCTCATCCAAGCTTGAGCACCAGCTGGAGGACAAGGCTGAGATCACGCAAACAGAGCAAAAGATCAGCTTCCTCAAGCAG AGGCTCTTGACATGCGAACAGTATGCAATTTCCCTCCAACTATTGGCCGTTCGTGCGGACACTGGCGCCGTTCAATATCATCGCCGTTACCTCTCGCAAT CTACTGAAAGAAACAACCAGGAAAATGTTGCCAAGTCAAG AGGTGACCCAGAACCCTTCAAGCTCAATAGCACAGTGGCGCCAGGAGCTACTCGCACTCTGAAGCCATATGATGTTGAATCAACCATGG GGAGGGAGCATGCCGTGGCGGGTGCAGACGTTGGAAACCCAGCATCCATAACGAGGTCATTTTCCTTCAGAGCAGAG GATGTTCAAATTGCTGCAGGGGGTCatcacaagaagaagaagaaaagtagcCATGGCAGCAACATCATGTCATTTCTCAAAAGAAGCAAGCGACATGCGTAA
- the LOC123074778 gene encoding probable protein ABIL5 isoform X1 produces the protein MDAGSAVEAGRQEGTPTGPAAPFGRSSSSSGLGAKGGATPQSFDGALRELKDLQSQLHQAADCCEKAFLNTEKKQLILDSTKSYICDAVVAVIDHLGTVSSKLEHQLEDKAEITQTEQKISFLKQRLLTCEQYAISLQLLAVRADTGAVQYHRRYLSQSTERNNQENVAKSSRGDPEPFKLNSTVAPGATRTLKPYDVESTMGREHAVAGADVGNPASITRSFSFRAEDVQIAAGGHHKKKKKSSHGSNIMSFLKRSKRHA, from the exons ATGGACGCGGGGAGCGCCGTCGAGGCGGGGCGGCAGGAGGGGACTCCCACGGGGCCCGCGGCGCCGTTCGgcaggtcgtcgtcgtcgtcgggtcTCGGCGCGAAGGGCGGCGCGACACCCCAGAGCTTCGACGGCGCGCTCAGA GAGCTCAAGGATCTGCAGTCGCAGCTGCACCAGGCGGCGGACTGCTGCGAGAAGGCGTTCCTCAACACCGAGAAGAAGCAGCT AATCCTGGACAGTACAAAGAGCTACATCTGCGACGCGGTAGTAGCGGTGATCGATCATCTGGGGACCGTCTCATCCAAGCTTGAGCACCAGCTGGAGGACAAGGCTGAGATCACGCAAACAGAGCAAAAGATCAGCTTCCTCAAGCAG AGGCTCTTGACATGCGAACAGTATGCAATTTCCCTCCAACTATTGGCCGTTCGTGCGGACACTGGCGCCGTTCAATATCATCGCCGTTACCTCTCGCAAT CTACTGAAAGAAACAACCAGGAAAATGTTGCCAAGTCAAG CAGAGGTGACCCAGAACCCTTCAAGCTCAATAGCACAGTGGCGCCAGGAGCTACTCGCACTCTGAAGCCATATGATGTTGAATCAACCATGG GGAGGGAGCATGCCGTGGCGGGTGCAGACGTTGGAAACCCAGCATCCATAACGAGGTCATTTTCCTTCAGAGCAGAG GATGTTCAAATTGCTGCAGGGGGTCatcacaagaagaagaagaaaagtagcCATGGCAGCAACATCATGTCATTTCTCAAAAGAAGCAAGCGACATGCGTAA